A portion of the Cyanobacterium sp. T60_A2020_053 genome contains these proteins:
- the psaK gene encoding photosystem I reaction center subunit PsaK yields the protein MLHLTTLLATAVPPTLEWNTNVAFTMIACNVVAIAIGKFTIKYPSTGPQLPASAMFGGMGLPALLATTSFGHLLGVGVILGLASLGAL from the coding sequence ATGTTACATTTAACCACATTATTAGCTACTGCTGTGCCTCCCACTTTAGAATGGAATACCAATGTCGCCTTCACCATGATTGCTTGTAACGTAGTTGCCATTGCTATCGGTAAATTTACCATCAAATATCCTAGCACCGGTCCTCAATTACCCGCTAGCGCTATGTTTGGCGGTATGGGTTTACCTGCTTTACTCGCTACCACCAGTTTTGGTCATTTATTAGGTGTTGGTGTTATTCTCGGTTTGGCTAGTTTAGGGGCTCTTTAA
- a CDS encoding 30S ribosomal protein PSRP-3 — MEAILETQETINIDGRFVLKVVWLDKDVALAVDYVISKGTSPLTPYYFWPRSDAWQDLKDELDKKNWITETEKIELLNQATEIINFWQEKGKVTSMVQAQQKFPSVVFSGTN; from the coding sequence TTGGAAGCAATACTAGAAACTCAAGAAACAATTAATATTGATGGTCGTTTTGTATTAAAAGTTGTCTGGTTAGATAAAGACGTGGCGTTAGCTGTGGATTATGTTATCAGTAAAGGTACAAGTCCTTTAACACCTTATTATTTCTGGCCTCGTAGTGATGCTTGGCAAGATTTAAAAGATGAGTTAGATAAGAAAAACTGGATTACTGAAACCGAAAAAATCGAATTACTCAATCAAGCTACTGAAATTATTAATTTCTGGCAAGAAAAAGGTAAAGTGACTTCAATGGTACAAGCTCAACAAAAATTCCCTAGCGTTGTTTTTTCGGGAACTAATTAA
- the bchI gene encoding magnesium chelatase ATPase subunit I — MTTTLQAPPKNRRLVFPFTAIVGQEQMKLALLLNVIDPKIGGVMIMGDRGTGKSTTIRALADLLPEIEVVAGDPFNSDPEDQEMMGDDLKEKLAQNQHLETVKKKVPMIDLPLGATEDRVCGTIDIEKALSEGVKAFEPGLLAKANRGILYVDEVNLLDDHLVDVLLDSAASGWNTVEREGISIRHPARFVLVGSGNPEEGELRPQLLDRFGMHAEIRTVKDPDLRVQIVEQRGEFDRNPQEFLEKYEEGQRALQQKLADAQNLLPQVTMDYEIRVKVSEICSELDVDGLRGDIVTNRAAKAIAAFESRTEVTVDDIRRVMPLCLRHRLRKDPLESIDSGYKVEKIIAKVFGLEI, encoded by the coding sequence ATGACAACTACACTACAAGCCCCTCCCAAAAATCGTCGCCTAGTATTTCCTTTTACAGCTATCGTAGGACAAGAGCAAATGAAACTTGCCCTATTACTCAACGTCATTGACCCCAAAATTGGTGGGGTAATGATTATGGGAGATCGGGGAACAGGTAAATCGACCACCATTAGGGCATTAGCAGATTTGTTACCAGAAATTGAAGTGGTTGCTGGTGATCCTTTCAACTCGGATCCGGAAGATCAAGAAATGATGGGAGACGATCTCAAGGAGAAATTAGCGCAAAATCAACACCTAGAAACAGTTAAGAAAAAAGTACCCATGATCGATTTACCTTTGGGAGCGACTGAGGATCGTGTGTGTGGTACTATCGACATTGAAAAAGCCTTGTCGGAAGGGGTAAAAGCCTTTGAACCGGGGTTGTTGGCTAAGGCAAATAGAGGCATCCTCTACGTTGATGAGGTTAATTTGTTAGATGATCACCTCGTGGATGTGTTGCTTGATTCTGCGGCCAGTGGTTGGAATACGGTGGAAAGAGAAGGTATTTCTATTCGTCACCCAGCGCGCTTCGTCCTAGTCGGTTCTGGTAATCCAGAGGAAGGAGAATTACGTCCTCAATTATTAGATCGTTTTGGCATGCACGCTGAAATCCGTACGGTAAAAGACCCTGATTTGCGGGTACAAATTGTGGAGCAACGGGGGGAATTTGACCGCAATCCTCAAGAATTTTTAGAGAAGTATGAAGAAGGGCAACGGGCGCTACAGCAGAAATTAGCAGATGCTCAAAATCTCTTACCGCAAGTTACCATGGACTATGAAATCAGGGTCAAGGTATCGGAAATTTGTTCTGAGTTGGATGTGGACGGTTTGCGCGGTGATATTGTGACTAACCGAGCGGCTAAAGCCATCGCTGCTTTTGAATCTCGCACGGAAGTAACAGTAGATGACATTCGCCGAGTCATGCCTTTATGTTTACGTCATCGTTTGCGCAAAGACCCATTAGAATCTATTGACTCTGGTTATAAGGTAGAAAAAATTATCGCTAAGGTCTTCGGCTTAGAAATCTAA
- the nuoH gene encoding NADH-quinone oxidoreductase subunit NuoH has translation MNSGIDLQGSFITSLKELGLSAELAKTLWIPLPLILMIIGATVGVLVTVWLERKISAAAQQRIGPEYAGPLGVLQPVADGIKLVFKEDITPAKADPILFTLGPAIVVIPVFLSYLIVPFGQNLVITDLNVGIFVWISLSSIAPIGLLMAGYASNNKYSLLGGLRAAAQSISYEIPLALAVLAVVMMSNSLSTIDMVEQQSGYGILGWNIWRQPVGLLIFWVSALAECERLPFDLPEAEEELVAGYQTEYTGMKFALFYVGSYVNLVLSALVFAVLYLGGWTFPVPVENVASWLGISETTPWLQVILASLGISMMVLKAYFLVFIAVLLRWTVPRVRIDQLLDLGWKFLLPVSLVNLLLTAALKLTFPVAFGG, from the coding sequence ATGAACTCAGGCATAGACTTACAAGGAAGTTTTATCACCTCCCTGAAAGAATTAGGATTATCCGCAGAATTAGCCAAAACTCTCTGGATACCCTTACCCCTAATTTTAATGATTATTGGCGCCACCGTGGGAGTCTTAGTTACCGTATGGTTAGAGCGTAAAATTTCCGCCGCCGCCCAACAAAGAATTGGTCCAGAATACGCCGGACCTTTGGGCGTATTACAGCCCGTAGCCGATGGTATTAAATTAGTCTTCAAAGAAGATATTACCCCTGCTAAAGCAGACCCTATCTTATTTACCTTAGGTCCTGCTATCGTAGTAATTCCCGTATTTTTATCATATCTTATCGTTCCCTTTGGACAAAACCTCGTCATTACCGATTTAAACGTGGGTATTTTCGTCTGGATTTCCCTTTCTAGTATTGCGCCCATCGGTTTATTAATGGCAGGTTATGCCTCCAATAACAAATACTCCCTTTTAGGAGGATTAAGGGCAGCCGCGCAATCAATTAGCTATGAAATTCCCCTCGCCCTTGCAGTTTTAGCAGTGGTGATGATGTCCAATAGTTTAAGTACCATTGATATGGTGGAGCAACAATCAGGATATGGCATCTTAGGCTGGAATATTTGGCGCCAACCCGTAGGATTGTTAATTTTTTGGGTGTCAGCTTTAGCAGAATGTGAGCGTTTACCCTTCGACTTACCCGAAGCTGAAGAAGAGTTAGTCGCAGGTTATCAAACTGAATATACTGGCATGAAATTTGCTTTATTTTATGTAGGTTCTTATGTTAACTTGGTGTTATCCGCTCTTGTGTTTGCCGTGCTTTACTTAGGTGGTTGGACATTTCCTGTACCTGTAGAAAACGTTGCCAGTTGGTTAGGTATCAGCGAAACTACTCCTTGGTTACAAGTCATTTTGGCTTCCTTGGGTATTTCCATGATGGTATTAAAAGCCTATTTCTTGGTATTTATTGCGGTATTATTACGTTGGACAGTACCAAGGGTAAGAATTGACCAATTATTAGATTTAGGTTGGAAATTTTTGCTTCCTGTTTCTTTAGTTAATTTATTACTCACTGCAGCTCTAAAATTAACTTTTCCTGTGGCTTTTGGTGGTTAA
- a CDS encoding transcriptional repressor — MATNKNHKLILEKLNKSKDEISAQKLHFDLRQQGSKIGLATVYRTLKNLHQEGLIQERIASSGESLYSIIKHEHHPHHLNCVSCGVSIPLNNCPIDAQLHQWCESQNFIVYYHTLEFFGLCENCRLQQLSIH; from the coding sequence ATGGCAACTAATAAAAATCACAAACTAATTTTAGAGAAATTAAATAAATCAAAAGATGAAATTAGCGCCCAAAAACTACATTTTGATTTACGTCAACAAGGTTCAAAGATTGGTTTAGCAACGGTTTATCGTACATTAAAAAATCTCCATCAAGAAGGATTAATTCAAGAAAGGATTGCATCAAGTGGAGAATCTCTTTATAGTATTATCAAACATGAACATCATCCTCATCATTTAAATTGTGTTTCCTGTGGTGTTTCTATCCCTCTCAATAATTGCCCTATCGATGCACAATTACATCAGTGGTGTGAATCACAAAACTTTATAGTTTATTATCATACTCTGGAATTTTTTGGACTTTGTGAAAATTGTCGATTACAACAATTAAGTATTCATTAG
- the coxB gene encoding cytochrome c oxidase subunit II yields MNIPSSIITLIAGIALTVISLWYGQNHGLMPVEASQGAQDVDELFNLMMTIATGLFLIVQGVLVYCLFRFRRKEGDQTDGPGIEGNVPLEIVWTAIPTVVVFILALYSFEVYNNLGGLDPETSRDFPQEEAQMVAYNPHQGHLSLGIGNGNADMEVEVNGIQYAWIFTYPDTGIVSGELHVPINKQVKLNMKAGDVIHAFWVPQLRLKQDVLPGRDSNFAFNSNKIGKYPIICAELCGPYHGGMKTFLYVHSEEDYQQWIQDNTFANAEENAEKMAVLSAPMTDEGRLAMHSHHLGIDPDTLAVLHE; encoded by the coding sequence ATGAATATTCCCAGTAGTATTATTACCCTGATTGCAGGAATCGCCCTGACTGTAATCAGTTTGTGGTATGGACAAAATCACGGTTTGATGCCCGTAGAAGCATCCCAAGGGGCGCAAGATGTGGACGAACTCTTTAATCTCATGATGACCATTGCTACGGGCTTATTTCTCATCGTGCAGGGGGTTTTAGTTTATTGTTTATTTAGGTTTAGGCGCAAAGAAGGCGATCAAACGGATGGACCAGGTATCGAAGGAAATGTCCCTCTTGAAATCGTTTGGACTGCTATTCCTACGGTAGTTGTGTTCATCCTTGCTCTCTATAGCTTTGAAGTGTATAACAATCTTGGTGGTTTAGACCCGGAAACCTCTAGGGATTTTCCCCAAGAAGAAGCGCAGATGGTGGCTTATAATCCCCATCAAGGACATTTATCCCTCGGCATTGGTAACGGTAATGCTGATATGGAAGTAGAAGTTAATGGCATCCAATATGCTTGGATTTTTACTTATCCTGATACTGGGATTGTTTCCGGTGAACTTCATGTACCTATTAATAAGCAAGTTAAACTGAATATGAAAGCCGGTGATGTAATCCATGCTTTTTGGGTACCTCAATTAAGATTAAAACAGGATGTTTTACCCGGTAGGGATTCTAATTTTGCTTTTAATTCTAATAAAATTGGTAAATATCCCATTATCTGCGCTGAATTGTGTGGTCCTTATCATGGTGGTATGAAAACATTTTTATATGTTCACAGTGAGGAAGATTATCAGCAATGGATACAAGATAATACTTTTGCTAATGCGGAAGAAAACGCTGAAAAAATGGCAGTATTATCCGCTCCGATGACGGATGAAGGGCGCTTGGCGATGCACTCCCACCATTTAGGGATTGATCCTGATACTTTAGCCGTATTACATGAATAG
- a CDS encoding type II toxin-antitoxin system Phd/YefM family antitoxin produces the protein MNIVNIHEAKTQLSQLLSRVEKGEKIIIANRGKPIAYLTPYSESSSSQRIEGRLLGQFTVSENFYHSDEEIIDLFEGE, from the coding sequence ATGAATATTGTTAACATACATGAAGCAAAAACACAACTTTCCCAGTTATTATCTAGGGTTGAAAAAGGAGAAAAAATTATCATTGCCAATAGAGGAAAACCTATTGCCTATTTAACTCCTTATAGTGAATCATCCTCAAGCCAACGTATTGAGGGAAGACTACTGGGGCAATTTACAGTATCAGAAAATTTTTATCACTCAGATGAAGAAATTATTGATTTGTTTGAGGGAGAATAA
- the ctaD gene encoding cytochrome c oxidase subunit I, which translates to MTTNQVTEHTHHKERKLIDYFTFNTDHKVIGIQYLVTSFLFYFIGGAFAEVVRTELATPDPDFVSPELYNQVFTLHGTIMIFLWIVPAGAAFANYLIPLMIGAEDMAFPRLNAIAFWMVPPGGILLLSSFLVGAPQSGWTSYPPLSLMTGKWGEEFWIMSLLILGTSSILGGINFATTILKMRMKDMDLHSMPLFCWSMLATSALILLSTPVLAGALILLSFDLIAGTNFFNPAGGGDPVVYQHLFWFYSHPAVYIMILPFFGLVSEVIPIHSRKPIFGYRAIAYSSLAISFLGLIVWAHHMFTSGTPGWLRMFFMATTMLIAVPTGIKVFSWCATMWGGKIALNTPMLFAMGFVSSFLIGGLTGVMVASVPFDIHVHDTYFVVGHFHYVLFGGSALALFSGFYHWFPKMTGKNYHEGLGRLHFILTFIGLNITFMPMHQLGLMGMNRRIALYDVEFQPLNLLSTAGAYTMAISTLPFLINVIWSLAKGSQAARNPWRALTLEWQTASPPIIENFEEEPVLWTGPYDYGIDDEEGEEESVSDMLAEMGAK; encoded by the coding sequence ATGACTACAAATCAAGTTACAGAACATACGCACCACAAGGAGCGTAAATTAATTGATTACTTTACCTTTAATACTGACCATAAAGTAATCGGTATTCAATATCTCGTCACCTCATTTTTGTTCTATTTCATTGGTGGTGCATTTGCGGAAGTAGTACGCACGGAATTAGCGACACCTGATCCTGATTTCGTTTCTCCTGAGTTGTACAATCAAGTTTTTACCCTTCATGGTACGATTATGATCTTTTTATGGATTGTACCGGCAGGGGCGGCTTTTGCTAATTATCTCATTCCTTTGATGATTGGTGCTGAAGATATGGCTTTCCCCCGCCTTAATGCTATCGCTTTTTGGATGGTACCTCCCGGCGGTATTTTACTATTAAGTAGTTTTTTAGTCGGCGCCCCTCAATCTGGTTGGACATCTTATCCTCCGTTAAGTTTAATGACGGGAAAATGGGGTGAGGAGTTTTGGATTATGAGCCTTTTAATTTTGGGTACTTCTTCCATTTTGGGTGGCATCAATTTTGCTACTACTATCCTCAAAATGCGCATGAAGGATATGGATTTACACAGTATGCCGTTGTTTTGTTGGTCAATGTTGGCTACTTCGGCGTTAATCCTGCTTTCGACTCCTGTTTTGGCAGGGGCGCTGATTTTATTATCTTTTGACCTCATCGCTGGGACTAATTTCTTTAATCCTGCTGGTGGTGGTGATCCTGTAGTATATCAGCACTTATTTTGGTTTTACTCCCACCCGGCAGTATATATCATGATTTTGCCATTTTTTGGCTTAGTGTCAGAGGTGATTCCTATTCACTCCCGTAAGCCTATTTTTGGTTATCGTGCCATTGCTTACTCTAGTTTAGCCATTAGTTTCTTAGGTTTGATTGTGTGGGCGCATCATATGTTTACCAGTGGCACTCCCGGCTGGTTACGGATGTTTTTTATGGCAACTACCATGTTAATTGCTGTACCGACGGGAATTAAAGTGTTTAGCTGGTGCGCTACCATGTGGGGCGGAAAAATTGCCCTCAATACGCCGATGTTATTCGCTATGGGGTTTGTGTCGTCTTTCCTCATCGGTGGTTTAACAGGGGTTATGGTAGCTTCTGTGCCGTTTGATATTCATGTCCATGATACTTATTTTGTGGTAGGACATTTTCATTATGTGCTATTCGGTGGGTCGGCTTTGGCGTTATTCTCTGGTTTTTACCACTGGTTTCCCAAGATGACTGGTAAAAATTACCATGAGGGTTTAGGTCGTTTACACTTTATCCTAACTTTCATCGGTTTAAATATCACTTTTATGCCGATGCATCAGTTAGGTTTAATGGGCATGAATCGCCGTATTGCTTTGTATGATGTGGAGTTTCAACCCCTTAATTTGCTTAGTACGGCGGGCGCTTATACTATGGCTATCTCGACTTTACCTTTTCTTATTAATGTAATTTGGAGTTTAGCAAAAGGTAGTCAAGCGGCGCGTAATCCTTGGCGTGCGCTAACTTTGGAGTGGCAAACTGCTTCTCCTCCCATCATTGAAAATTTTGAGGAAGAGCCTGTTTTATGGACTGGACCTTATGATTACGGTATTGATGATGAGGAAGGAGAAGAGGAATCCGTTAGCGATATGTTAGCGGAGATGGGCGCTAAATAG
- a CDS encoding GNAT family N-acetyltransferase, whose product MSSLANSPKKSDIIIRKATKEDIPKIAEVLTYGFHSFNQWLWWLYPVLKMGIRDDLSQRTSSPQNEYCCLIAFKERQKIIGTIELTVRTSYHWHGKKEYVYLSNLAVLPNYRRQGIATALLQKCEEVAINWGFNSLYLHVLAENETGKTVYLRNGYSLKQVDTDLYSLFVVGKRRWLLEKTW is encoded by the coding sequence TTGTCATCCCTTGCCAATTCCCCAAAAAAATCAGATATTATTATTCGTAAGGCAACCAAAGAAGACATCCCTAAAATTGCCGAAGTCTTAACCTATGGTTTTCATAGTTTCAATCAATGGTTATGGTGGCTTTACCCAGTTTTAAAAATGGGTATTCGAGATGACTTATCCCAGCGCACTTCATCCCCTCAAAACGAATACTGCTGTCTTATTGCCTTTAAAGAACGACAGAAAATTATTGGTACTATTGAACTAACTGTCCGAACCAGTTATCATTGGCATGGAAAAAAAGAATATGTTTATCTCTCTAACTTAGCAGTCTTACCAAATTATCGGCGACAAGGCATCGCTACCGCTTTACTACAAAAATGTGAAGAAGTAGCAATAAACTGGGGTTTTAATAGCCTTTATCTTCATGTTTTAGCTGAAAATGAAACTGGCAAAACAGTCTATCTCCGTAACGGTTACAGTCTTAAACAAGTAGATACGGATTTATATAGTCTTTTTGTGGTGGGAAAAAGACGCTGGTTATTGGAAAAAACTTGGTAA
- the tmk gene encoding dTMP kinase: protein MSEKKNYPSKYFIVFEGIDGSGTSTQAEMLANFFINSGQKAVVSPEPSNGKIGQLIRTYLGGENDYNKIDLFDQQMAYLFAADRFYHLYNNRDGVYELINQNIHVISTRYYFSSLAYNGKTEKDYQFISVLNQKFPPPDLVIYLDLPVELALERMATRSHKEIYETKDKLVQVQNRFSDIFANYNHHLLKIDAKNKPDEIHLKIISYLQDNLFR from the coding sequence TTGTCAGAAAAAAAAAATTATCCATCAAAATATTTTATCGTTTTTGAAGGAATAGATGGATCAGGAACTTCTACTCAAGCCGAAATGTTAGCTAATTTTTTTATTAATTCAGGACAAAAAGCAGTAGTTAGCCCTGAACCTTCTAACGGAAAAATTGGTCAATTAATTAGAACATATTTAGGAGGAGAAAATGACTACAATAAAATAGATTTATTCGATCAACAAATGGCATATTTATTCGCTGCTGATCGTTTTTATCACCTTTACAATAATAGAGATGGCGTTTATGAATTAATTAACCAAAATATCCATGTTATTAGCACTAGATATTATTTTTCTTCCCTTGCTTATAATGGTAAAACAGAAAAAGATTATCAATTTATTAGTGTATTAAATCAAAAATTTCCTCCGCCAGATTTAGTAATTTATTTAGATTTACCCGTAGAATTAGCCTTAGAAAGAATGGCGACTAGAAGTCATAAGGAAATTTATGAAACTAAAGATAAATTAGTCCAAGTTCAAAACAGATTTTCAGATATTTTTGCTAATTATAATCACCATTTATTAAAAATAGATGCTAAGAATAAACCAGATGAAATCCACTTAAAAATCATCAGTTATTTACAAGATAATTTATTCCGATAA
- a CDS encoding HAD family hydrolase: MKTIICQGKEFANIEAIIFDKDGTLADSENFLRELALKRARLVDAKIPGIGEPLLMAFGAERDYLNPTGLMAVGSHQENLLVTAGYIAETGKSWFEAREIARQCFADADRALPNRGNTSPLFAGSLEVLTKLSSAGLKLGILSADSTEGVREFVTTHELTPYINFIMGVDGALSKPDPRLFRQACEKMGVNPSHTLMVGDSLNDIMMAKEAEGAGAIGICWKIANATHLQGADVVIADLAMIQLS, translated from the coding sequence ATGAAAACGATTATTTGTCAAGGAAAAGAATTTGCTAATATCGAAGCAATTATTTTCGATAAAGATGGTACATTAGCTGACTCAGAAAATTTCCTACGAGAATTAGCCTTGAAAAGAGCGCGCTTAGTAGATGCTAAAATACCTGGTATTGGTGAGCCTTTATTGATGGCTTTTGGGGCAGAAAGGGATTATCTCAACCCCACAGGATTGATGGCAGTAGGTAGTCACCAAGAAAACTTATTAGTCACAGCCGGTTATATCGCTGAAACGGGAAAGAGTTGGTTTGAAGCCAGAGAAATCGCCCGTCAATGCTTTGCTGATGCTGATAGGGCTTTACCTAATCGGGGCAACACTTCTCCCCTTTTTGCCGGAAGTTTAGAAGTTTTAACAAAATTATCGTCTGCTGGGTTAAAATTAGGTATTCTTTCTGCCGATTCCACTGAAGGTGTCAGAGAATTTGTCACTACCCATGAATTAACCCCCTATATTAACTTTATTATGGGAGTTGACGGTGCTTTATCCAAACCAGACCCTCGTCTTTTTCGACAAGCCTGTGAAAAAATGGGCGTTAACCCCAGTCATACTCTCATGGTGGGAGATTCTCTTAATGATATTATGATGGCAAAAGAGGCGGAGGGCGCTGGTGCTATTGGTATTTGTTGGAAAATAGCTAACGCTACTCATTTACAAGGTGCCGATGTGGTTATTGCTGATTTAGCGATGATTCAATTATCATAA
- a CDS encoding class I SAM-dependent methyltransferase — translation MGYFDALIDKFAEDKELEKAFGKHIHWGYWANPSLADGTLNDFAVAANNLSKLVIETAQVKDGQKILDVGCGFGGTISLLNDSYEYLTLKGVNIDGTQVERAKQLIKQKNRNQIEFIEGNASDLPDFNVVFDIAIALECIFAFPSREKFFEGVRKNIDGGGKLIVVDFIINPQISSLWTWFEKEILSRLITGTYGSKATQEVEFISKKSYEEIAKKTGFKLVEVIDINKNVQPTYPVINKLIVNNWQDLLTAKGLEVFSQFNWISYQVLIFEPN, via the coding sequence ATGGGTTATTTCGATGCTTTAATTGACAAATTTGCGGAAGATAAGGAATTAGAAAAGGCTTTTGGTAAACACATTCACTGGGGTTATTGGGCAAATCCTTCTCTGGCGGATGGTACTTTAAATGATTTTGCGGTGGCGGCAAATAATCTTTCTAAATTGGTGATTGAAACGGCACAAGTTAAAGACGGGCAAAAAATTTTAGATGTTGGTTGTGGTTTCGGCGGTACGATTAGTTTACTGAATGATAGTTACGAATATTTAACCCTTAAAGGTGTTAATATTGATGGTACACAAGTGGAAAGAGCGAAACAATTAATTAAGCAAAAAAATCGTAATCAAATTGAATTTATTGAGGGTAATGCTTCTGATTTACCTGACTTTAATGTAGTCTTTGATATTGCTATTGCTTTAGAGTGCATTTTTGCGTTTCCTAGTAGAGAAAAGTTTTTTGAAGGTGTCAGAAAAAATATTGATGGAGGCGGAAAATTAATTGTGGTTGATTTTATTATTAATCCACAAATTAGCTCACTATGGACTTGGTTTGAGAAAGAAATATTAAGTCGTTTAATTACTGGAACTTATGGCTCAAAAGCTACTCAGGAAGTAGAATTTATTAGTAAAAAAAGCTATGAAGAAATAGCTAAGAAAACTGGTTTTAAGTTAGTAGAAGTAATAGATATTAATAAAAATGTTCAACCTACTTATCCTGTTATTAATAAGCTAATTGTTAATAATTGGCAGGATTTATTAACGGCTAAAGGATTAGAGGTTTTCAGTCAATTTAATTGGATTAGTTATCAAGTTTTAATTTTTGAGCCTAATTAG
- a CDS encoding sirohydrochlorin chelatase, whose amino-acid sequence MNNSDAYILVVHGSRNRKYQDNLDQIAHLTEATLKKQGLYSKLAIFCLELSEKSLSENIIEFANSCYLQNYKRIKILPLFLFSGTHVLDDIPHEINQAQAVLSNTITLEILPHLGLNEAVIDLIEEKYQKTPKAQRVLICHGTKVKEGQQEAEKLAEKITAHLAFWSINPDVNYVVEKLISEGYQTISLLPYFLFTGKISRALEQQCQDLQLKYPHIQLNMMPVLGVTSSLAKIIVKCLTMENPLNPY is encoded by the coding sequence ATGAATAATAGTGACGCTTATATATTGGTGGTGCATGGTAGTAGAAACCGAAAATATCAAGATAATTTAGACCAAATAGCGCACCTCACCGAAGCCACCCTAAAAAAGCAAGGATTATATAGTAAATTGGCAATTTTTTGTCTTGAATTAAGCGAAAAATCTCTCAGTGAAAATATAATAGAGTTTGCTAATTCATGCTATTTGCAAAATTATAAAAGAATTAAAATTTTACCACTCTTTTTATTTTCAGGTACTCATGTTTTGGATGATATTCCCCACGAAATTAATCAAGCTCAAGCAGTTTTAAGTAATACTATAACTCTTGAAATATTACCGCATTTGGGCTTAAATGAAGCTGTAATAGACTTGATTGAAGAAAAATATCAAAAAACACCGAAAGCTCAAAGAGTATTAATTTGTCATGGCACAAAGGTAAAAGAAGGACAACAAGAAGCAGAAAAATTAGCAGAGAAAATAACAGCGCACCTCGCCTTTTGGTCAATAAATCCTGATGTTAATTATGTAGTGGAAAAATTAATCAGTGAAGGGTATCAAACAATTAGCTTATTACCTTATTTTCTTTTTACTGGCAAAATTTCACGGGCGCTGGAGCAACAATGCCAAGATTTACAGTTAAAATATCCTCACATTCAATTAAACATGATGCCCGTTTTGGGAGTAACCTCTTCATTAGCAAAAATTATTGTTAAATGTTTAACAATGGAAAACCCTCTTAACCCTTATTAG
- a CDS encoding type II toxin-antitoxin system VapC family toxin, which translates to MKILLDTHCWLWWLVEPEKLSKIATQVIKNNQNELYLSVASIWEIGIKFKLGKLDLPLSPEVLIPQQMQIDHILPLSISMDHAIKASNLPLYHKDPFDRMLIAQSQLESMIIISNDSMFHGYDVEVLW; encoded by the coding sequence TTGAAGATATTATTGGATACTCACTGTTGGTTGTGGTGGTTAGTTGAGCCTGAAAAACTAAGCAAAATTGCGACACAGGTAATAAAAAATAATCAAAATGAATTATATTTGTCTGTGGCAAGTATTTGGGAAATTGGCATTAAGTTTAAACTGGGTAAGTTAGATTTGCCTTTGTCTCCAGAGGTTTTAATTCCTCAACAAATGCAAATTGATCATATTTTACCCTTATCAATTTCGATGGATCATGCCATCAAAGCATCTAATTTACCTCTATATCATAAAGACCCTTTCGATCGAATGTTAATTGCTCAAAGTCAATTAGAGTCAATGATAATTATTAGTAATGATTCTATGTTTCATGGTTATGATGTGGAGGTTTTATGGTAG